From Bombina bombina isolate aBomBom1 chromosome 1, aBomBom1.pri, whole genome shotgun sequence:
caatcacaagagacaaatgtgtgcaggcaccaatcagcaactagctagtagtgtaggatatgtgagtattaaTTTTCAACATGGGATAcagagagaacgaagcacatttaaaaatagaagtgagtttaaaagtgtgttaaaacgacatgctgcatctgaatcatgcaagtttaattttactttgatttaaccccttaacgaccaaggacgtatagggtatgtcctacaaaaaatgtcacttaatgaacaaggacgtaccctgtacgtcctcaggggtttcaagcggtggaagtgattgtgatcggttccagacgctttcaaggtattgcagtgatggctcgatattgaggcatcactgcaatacctttttatacccaccactctgtggccctctctgcatcggccagcgatggtgctgatttttgatgggtgggagccatagcagggaggcgggtgggcggcccatctctGGATCACTTCCTGATCCGGTGCGTGCAAGTGGTTGGGAGCGCGGGGGGGGGGAGGCAGGTGGGAGCGCACAGGTGTGTGCGCGCGATAATACTATAAAACAAAATTACATTGAAGGTGATGGGAtggtgggagagggaaggggggcgTTAATAAATGTTAAgaaagggatctgagagggggaGGCGGGTAGGCTATTGAggggtggcagctacactacagaaaattggcttttttgccaacaaaaaaaataaaaaagaacacttttctcttagcaaactgggtactggcagacagctgccagtacccaagatggcagcaaataggtagaaggggctaaggggggatctaacactgcagaataaaaaaaaaagctttttattttagtactggcagactttctgccagtacttaagatggcggtgacaattgttaggagggggaggaaagagagctgtttgagggggatcaaggagggatcaggaggtgggatatgtcagatgggaggctgatctctacactaaagctaaaattaaccctacaagctacctaattaaccccttaactgctgggcataatgcaagagtggtgtgcagtggcatttagcgtccttctaattaccaaaaagcaatgccaaagtcatatatatcttttttttttttaaaaaaaaacaaaacaatttaattggataattatatttatacaaaatgtCTACAGTTacttcttttaaacaaagattccaGATATTTTGAAAGCGCCTCACTGGCACAAGGAATTAGAAGAATCTTTTTATTAAAGTTACTAGTTTACAATTCTGTGTGCATCATTAAACAAATACAAGAACGTTGTAACACCATAGTGGTATACTGGTGGTATTCAGCACCGACTTAAAGCGTCATtcaggacctccacgttggatatATTCCATTTCCTTATTAGACATGGATTTTCCTCTGTATTTCTGTGGAAGTGAGCTCCCTTGTGCCTTACGGATGGACAATATGTTTTGATTTCCTGGAGGGTTATCGCTGGCTGTTTGATGTGCAGTTATCGGGGGTGTAGTGAACGGAAAGATCATGGATTTTAAGACTTCTTGTACATTAGGCTTAGGACCGTTCTTCCTATCAGGAAACCTAATTGTAGATACATGGGGCTTCACAGTCTGAACGACCCTGCTGGCCACCGCCATTTTACTTCCCATG
This genomic window contains:
- the LOC128641831 gene encoding alpha-ketoglutarate dehydrogenase component 4-like codes for the protein MGSKMAVASRVVQTVKPHVSTIRFPDRKNGPKPNVQEVLKSMIFPFTTPPITAHQTASDNPPGNQNILSIRKAQGSSLPQKYRGKSMSNKEMEYIQRGGPE